A part of Curtobacterium sp. MCLR17_036 genomic DNA contains:
- a CDS encoding bifunctional o-acetylhomoserine/o-acetylserine sulfhydrylase has product MTEHDAEQWRFETTQVHAGAQPDPTTGARATPIYKTTSYVFANSDEARDLFALAKPGNIYSRIMNPTNDVVEQRIAALEGGSGALLVSSGQAAETYAVLNIAGAGDHIVSSSSIYGGTYNLFKYTLAKLGIETTFVEDQDDLEEWRRAVRPNTKLFFAETIGNPRINVLDITGVSDVAHESGVPLIVDNTIATPYLIRPFEHGADVVVHSATKFLGGHGTVIGGIIVDSGRFPWSQHADRFPEFNTPDPSYHGAVFAEAVGNELAYIVKARVQLLRDLGASNSADTAFALLQGIETLSLRIERHVSNAQEVAEWLDQHPDVATVAYAGLPTSPWYAAANRYAPKGVGAVLSFELKGGVPAGKAFVDNLRLFSHLANIGDVRSLVIHPASTTHSQLTPEQQLTTGVTPGLVRLSVGIENVEDLKADLEAGLAAARAVAQQGQRA; this is encoded by the coding sequence ATGACCGAGCACGACGCCGAGCAGTGGCGGTTCGAGACCACGCAGGTGCACGCGGGTGCGCAGCCCGACCCGACCACGGGGGCCCGGGCGACGCCGATCTACAAGACGACGTCGTACGTGTTCGCGAACTCGGACGAGGCCCGTGACCTGTTCGCGCTGGCGAAGCCGGGCAACATCTACTCCCGGATCATGAACCCGACGAACGACGTCGTCGAGCAGCGCATCGCCGCGCTCGAGGGCGGGTCCGGCGCACTGCTCGTGTCGAGCGGCCAGGCGGCCGAGACGTACGCGGTGCTCAACATCGCGGGCGCCGGGGACCACATCGTGTCGTCGTCGTCGATCTACGGCGGCACGTACAACCTGTTCAAGTACACGCTCGCGAAGCTCGGGATCGAGACGACCTTCGTCGAGGACCAGGACGACCTCGAGGAGTGGCGGCGCGCCGTCCGCCCGAACACGAAGCTGTTCTTCGCCGAGACCATCGGCAACCCGCGCATCAACGTGCTCGACATCACGGGCGTCAGCGACGTCGCCCACGAGTCCGGCGTCCCGCTCATCGTCGACAACACGATCGCGACGCCGTACCTCATCCGCCCCTTCGAGCACGGGGCCGACGTCGTCGTGCACTCCGCGACGAAGTTCCTCGGCGGCCACGGCACGGTCATCGGCGGGATCATCGTCGACAGCGGCCGGTTCCCCTGGTCGCAGCACGCGGACCGGTTCCCGGAGTTCAACACGCCGGACCCGTCGTACCACGGCGCGGTCTTCGCCGAGGCGGTCGGCAACGAGCTCGCCTACATCGTGAAGGCCCGCGTGCAGCTGCTCCGCGACCTCGGTGCGTCGAACTCGGCGGACACCGCGTTCGCGCTGCTGCAGGGCATCGAGACGCTGTCGCTCCGCATCGAGCGGCACGTGTCGAACGCCCAGGAGGTCGCCGAGTGGCTCGACCAGCACCCCGACGTCGCCACCGTCGCCTACGCCGGGCTGCCGACGTCGCCCTGGTACGCCGCCGCGAACCGCTACGCGCCGAAGGGCGTCGGTGCGGTGCTGTCGTTCGAGCTGAAGGGCGGCGTGCCCGCCGGAAAGGCGTTCGTGGACAACCTGCGCCTGTTCTCGCACCTGGCGAACATCGGTGACGTGCGCTCGCTCGTCATCCACCCGGCGTCGACCACGCACTCGCAGCTCACGCCCGAGCAGCAGCTCACCACCGGGGTGACGCCGGGCCTGGTGCGCCTGTCGGTCGGCATCGAGAACGTCGAGGACCTGAAGGCCGACCTCGAGGCGGGGCTCGCCGCGGCCCGCGCGGTCGCGCAGCAGGGACAGCGGGCGTAG
- a CDS encoding MFS transporter — protein MTTLRPARRTLALVSLALGGFAIGSTEFVAMGLLPNIAQALLPQQYGADPDAGIAQAGWLVSAYALGVVVGAPTIAAVSARFPRKGLILVLLVGFVLATVASALLPSFGLVLVARFVAGLPHGAYFGIASIVAGDMMGPGKRGKGIAMVLLGLSVANVVGVPAITWVGQVAGWRVAYAVVAALFALTFVAVAAFVPTSPRDEHATIGRELSAFRVPQVWIVMGLGAVGFGGFFAVYSYISPLVQNVTGMPESFVPVVLVLVGLGMVVGGVLGGHLADHSVKRTIYVGMFALIGALLFTVLTAQWVWGVLAGAFLLGATSSAIPPAVQSRLMDVAGDARTIAAALNHSAFNIGNSLGAALGGAVIAAGFGFLAPGWLGIGLALLGVVVTMISYGVERRSTRRALLRRASTGPITAPVPTV, from the coding sequence ATGACCACCCTCAGGCCGGCGCGCCGCACCCTCGCCCTCGTCTCGCTCGCCCTCGGCGGTTTCGCCATCGGCTCGACCGAGTTCGTCGCCATGGGCCTGCTGCCGAACATCGCGCAGGCGCTCCTGCCCCAGCAGTACGGCGCGGACCCCGACGCCGGCATCGCGCAGGCGGGCTGGCTCGTCAGCGCCTACGCGCTCGGGGTCGTCGTCGGCGCCCCGACCATCGCCGCGGTGTCCGCTCGGTTCCCGCGCAAGGGCCTGATCCTCGTGCTGCTCGTCGGCTTCGTGCTGGCGACGGTCGCGAGCGCGCTGTTGCCGTCCTTCGGGCTGGTGCTCGTCGCGAGGTTCGTCGCCGGGCTGCCGCACGGGGCCTACTTCGGCATCGCATCCATCGTCGCGGGCGACATGATGGGGCCGGGCAAGCGCGGCAAGGGCATCGCGATGGTGCTGCTCGGCCTCAGCGTCGCGAACGTCGTCGGCGTCCCGGCCATCACCTGGGTCGGGCAGGTCGCCGGGTGGCGCGTCGCCTACGCGGTGGTCGCGGCCCTGTTCGCGCTCACCTTCGTCGCGGTGGCGGCGTTCGTGCCGACGAGCCCCCGCGACGAGCACGCGACGATCGGCCGCGAGCTCAGCGCCTTCCGCGTGCCCCAGGTGTGGATCGTGATGGGCCTCGGCGCGGTCGGCTTCGGCGGGTTCTTCGCCGTCTACTCGTACATCTCGCCGCTCGTGCAGAACGTCACCGGCATGCCGGAGTCCTTCGTGCCGGTCGTCCTCGTGCTCGTCGGCCTGGGCATGGTCGTCGGCGGGGTCCTCGGCGGTCACCTCGCCGACCACAGCGTCAAGCGCACGATCTACGTCGGCATGTTCGCCCTCATCGGCGCGCTCCTGTTCACCGTCCTGACCGCGCAGTGGGTCTGGGGCGTCCTCGCCGGGGCGTTCCTGCTCGGCGCGACCTCGTCGGCCATCCCGCCCGCGGTGCAGTCCCGCCTGATGGACGTTGCCGGGGACGCCCGCACGATCGCCGCAGCGCTTAACCACTCGGCGTTCAACATCGGCAACTCGCTCGGCGCCGCCCTCGGTGGCGCGGTCATCGCCGCGGGCTTCGGCTTCCTCGCGCCCGGCTGGCTCGGCATCGGCCTCGCGCTGCTCGGCGTCGTCGTCACGATGATCAGCTACGGCGTCGAGCGGCGGAGCACCCGTCGTGCATTGCTGCGGAGGGCGTCGACCGGCCCGATCACGGCGCCGGTCCCGACGGTCTGA
- a CDS encoding acyltransferase family protein: MTTDAAPPAPSAPATQLEPGRAPRRIPMWDTARFVAVTLVVIGHAIQRQTPASEHALALYTFIYAFHMPAFGVISGYFSSADTPTAKRMRRTITDIVVPYIIMQTIWTVVQGIVEGGKDFNPTKPTWTLWFLLALGIFKLILPYLAQLRWPLFWAVVFSIGVGYFDNVDSTLSLSRAISLLPFFLLGWQVKQWGVFDRWYEAPRRIVVRVRIAAAAVFAAWAVSCAIWIPQFKQFDLHHWFFYDDSYSGLGEDAWWAGGVRFGLMLLATLLTASFLLLIPRRTVWITRFGAATMYVYLLHTFVLYPIRESGVLAGEHSAWPYVLLMVVIACAVTLFLAQPFVRRGMRWLLEPRVGWLFRRDA, encoded by the coding sequence ATGACGACGGACGCCGCTCCCCCCGCTCCCTCGGCCCCGGCGACGCAGCTCGAACCCGGCCGGGCACCGCGCCGTATCCCGATGTGGGACACCGCGCGGTTCGTCGCGGTCACGCTCGTGGTCATCGGCCACGCGATCCAGCGGCAGACGCCGGCGAGTGAGCACGCCCTGGCGCTGTACACGTTCATCTACGCGTTCCACATGCCCGCGTTCGGCGTGATCAGCGGGTACTTCTCGTCGGCGGACACCCCGACCGCCAAGCGGATGCGCCGGACGATCACCGACATCGTCGTGCCGTACATCATCATGCAGACGATCTGGACCGTGGTGCAGGGCATCGTCGAGGGCGGGAAGGACTTCAACCCGACGAAGCCGACCTGGACCCTGTGGTTCCTGCTGGCCCTGGGGATCTTCAAGCTGATCCTGCCGTACCTGGCGCAGCTGCGGTGGCCGCTGTTCTGGGCGGTCGTGTTCAGCATCGGGGTCGGCTACTTCGACAACGTCGACTCCACGCTGTCGCTGTCCCGCGCGATCAGCCTGCTGCCGTTCTTCCTGCTCGGCTGGCAGGTCAAGCAGTGGGGCGTGTTCGACCGCTGGTACGAGGCACCGCGCCGCATCGTCGTGCGGGTGCGGATCGCCGCCGCGGCGGTCTTCGCGGCGTGGGCGGTGTCGTGTGCGATCTGGATCCCGCAGTTCAAGCAGTTCGACCTGCACCACTGGTTCTTCTACGACGACTCGTACTCCGGCCTCGGCGAGGACGCCTGGTGGGCGGGCGGCGTGCGCTTCGGCCTGATGCTGCTGGCGACGCTGCTCACCGCGTCGTTCCTGCTGCTCATCCCCCGGCGGACGGTGTGGATCACCCGCTTCGGCGCCGCCACGATGTACGTGTACCTGCTGCACACGTTCGTGCTGTACCCGATCCGCGAGTCCGGCGTGCTCGCCGGGGAGCACTCGGCCTGGCCCTACGTGCTCCTGATGGTCGTCATCGCCTGCGCGGTGACCCTGTTCCTCGCGCAGCCGTTCGTGCGGCGCGGCATGCGCTGGCTGCTCGAGCCCCGGGTCGGCTGGTTGTTCCGCCGCGACGCGTGA
- a CDS encoding thiamine-binding protein: MIVAFSVAPSGGPAAQSDGSVHDAVAAAVRIVRESGLPNRTSSMFTELEGEWDEVMAVVKRATEAVGQYGTRVSLVLKADIRPGHTGEIDGKLDRLEAALGE; the protein is encoded by the coding sequence ATGATCGTCGCCTTCTCCGTCGCTCCCTCTGGTGGTCCCGCTGCGCAGTCGGACGGCTCCGTGCACGACGCCGTCGCTGCCGCCGTCCGCATCGTCCGCGAGAGCGGTCTGCCGAACCGGACCTCGTCGATGTTCACCGAGCTCGAGGGGGAGTGGGACGAGGTCATGGCCGTCGTCAAGCGTGCCACCGAGGCCGTCGGGCAGTACGGCACGCGGGTGTCCCTCGTGCTGAAGGCCGACATCCGGCCGGGTCACACCGGCGAGATCGACGGCAAGCTCGACCGACTCGAGGCAGCACTCGGCGAGTAG
- a CDS encoding homoserine O-acetyltransferase, whose amino-acid sequence MDWQTTPEDSVPSTLVPGSELGTLGGPPVTGAWRPGDHPGERAFEPLGEQWVRGGRLPSVRVAYESWGTLNAARDNAVLVFHAMTGDSHVTGEAGPGHRTAGWWGDVVGPGRAIDTDRWFVLVPNMLGGCQGTTGPSSVSPSGAEWGSRFPFVTIRDQVAVQVQLADRLGIDVFAAVVGGSMGGMHALEFAATHPERVERLAVLATTAQTTADQIAANSLQRAAIQMDPGFAGGDYYEAHAGEGPHRGLALARRMALMTYRAPDELNGRFARSWQSDVSPLGDDGRFSVESYLDFHGNKFTRRFDASSYVTLTQAMDSHDVGAGRGGVEAALGRITARTLVLGVSSDRLFPLEDQHRIAAGVPDTLDGDGAAVIESEYGHDGFLIEHEQVGGHLRRLFDR is encoded by the coding sequence ATGGACTGGCAGACGACCCCCGAGGACTCCGTGCCGTCCACCCTGGTGCCCGGCTCCGAACTCGGCACGCTCGGCGGGCCGCCCGTGACCGGAGCCTGGCGGCCGGGCGACCACCCCGGCGAGCGGGCGTTCGAACCGCTCGGCGAGCAGTGGGTCCGTGGCGGACGGCTGCCGTCCGTCCGCGTGGCGTACGAGTCGTGGGGCACCCTCAACGCGGCGCGCGACAACGCCGTGCTCGTGTTCCACGCCATGACCGGTGACTCGCACGTCACCGGCGAGGCCGGCCCCGGGCACCGCACCGCGGGCTGGTGGGGCGACGTCGTCGGGCCGGGGCGGGCGATCGACACCGACCGGTGGTTCGTGCTCGTGCCGAACATGCTCGGGGGCTGTCAGGGCACGACGGGGCCGTCCTCGGTGTCGCCGTCCGGGGCGGAGTGGGGGTCACGCTTCCCGTTCGTCACGATCCGCGACCAGGTCGCCGTGCAGGTGCAGCTCGCCGACCGCCTCGGCATCGACGTGTTCGCGGCGGTCGTCGGCGGGTCGATGGGCGGCATGCACGCCCTCGAGTTCGCGGCGACCCACCCGGAGCGTGTCGAGCGGCTGGCGGTCCTCGCCACCACGGCGCAGACCACCGCCGACCAGATCGCGGCGAACTCGCTGCAGCGGGCGGCGATCCAGATGGACCCGGGCTTCGCCGGCGGGGACTACTACGAGGCGCACGCCGGCGAGGGGCCGCACCGCGGGCTGGCGCTCGCCCGTCGGATGGCGCTCATGACGTACCGGGCGCCGGACGAGCTGAACGGCCGGTTCGCGCGGTCCTGGCAGAGCGACGTCTCCCCGCTCGGCGACGACGGCCGGTTCTCGGTGGAGAGCTACCTCGACTTCCACGGCAACAAGTTCACCCGGCGTTTCGACGCGTCGAGCTACGTGACCCTGACGCAGGCGATGGACTCGCACGACGTCGGGGCCGGCCGCGGTGGTGTCGAGGCGGCGCTCGGGCGGATCACCGCTCGGACGCTCGTGCTCGGGGTGTCGAGCGACCGGCTGTTCCCCCTCGAGGACCAGCACCGGATCGCCGCCGGGGTGCCCGACACGCTCGACGGGGACGGCGCCGCGGTCATCGAGAGCGAGTACGGGCACGACGGCTTCCTCATCGAGCACGAGCAGGTCGGGGGCCACCTGCGTCGGCTGTTCGACAGGTGA
- a CDS encoding phosphoribosyltransferase, with protein MPISSEPGPTAPAQSTVTVTSGPEVLGWLEFGDAARLLAKDVLSSGFEPEVVVAVARGGLIIAGAVAYALGTKECGSINVEFYTDVEQRLDEPVVLAPALDAPSLAGKRVLVVDDVSDSGRTLRLVVDIIRDAGADVRSACLYSKPGTVLEPDHVWRRVDGWITFPWSALAPVTAES; from the coding sequence ATGCCGATCAGCAGCGAGCCCGGGCCCACGGCACCGGCTCAGTCGACCGTGACCGTGACGAGCGGGCCCGAGGTGCTCGGATGGCTGGAGTTCGGCGACGCCGCCCGCCTGCTGGCGAAGGACGTGCTGTCCTCCGGCTTCGAGCCCGAGGTCGTCGTGGCGGTCGCCCGCGGCGGCCTGATCATCGCCGGCGCCGTGGCCTACGCGCTCGGCACCAAGGAGTGCGGCTCGATCAACGTCGAGTTCTACACCGACGTCGAGCAGCGGCTGGACGAACCGGTCGTGCTCGCGCCGGCGCTCGACGCGCCGAGCCTCGCCGGCAAGCGCGTCCTGGTCGTCGACGACGTCTCCGACTCCGGCCGGACCCTGCGCCTCGTCGTCGACATCATCCGCGACGCTGGGGCCGACGTCCGCAGCGCCTGCCTGTACTCGAAGCCCGGCACCGTCCTCGAACCCGACCACGTGTGGCGTCGGGTCGACGGCTGGATCACGTTCCCCTGGAGTGCCCTCGCACCGGTGACGGCCGAGTCGTGA
- a CDS encoding glycosyltransferase 87 family protein, with the protein MQRTRWIELGGFVAAFALVHAVLWWLTWTSANLPLGDVTITYRRWIETGHSAHFWVGIDGEWVYPILAIVPMAAAALGGTPSIATGWMLLMVLLDAVACAFLWRFRVGVPMRSRPVGRTAPGVRVVWWWLVFLLALGPIALGRIDTVATVLALIGVAFVVTRPAVASALFTAGAWTKVWPAALVAVLLLLRRGHRGPVLTGALVVTGLIVLVDVLWGGAPYLLSFVTEQTGRGLQIEAPLATPFLWAAAAGASGAAVFYDQDILTFGVSGAGTHLAAAVSTPLMAVVVLAGVALALWAAHRGARRVELAPVLALLFVAALIATNKVGSPQYIGWFAVPVVWGLVAGSPSARRFVPVAIAALPTAVLTQLVYPGFYDQVLTLQPWILVVLTVRNALEVAALVWAVVVLVRMGLRGPDVAVVPGRRVGARGPGAVDARGDGSLAR; encoded by the coding sequence GTGCAGAGGACGCGGTGGATCGAGCTCGGGGGCTTCGTGGCCGCGTTCGCCCTCGTGCACGCCGTGCTGTGGTGGCTCACCTGGACGTCGGCGAACCTGCCCCTCGGGGACGTCACCATCACCTACCGACGGTGGATCGAGACCGGCCACTCGGCCCACTTCTGGGTCGGGATCGACGGCGAGTGGGTCTACCCGATCCTGGCGATCGTGCCGATGGCCGCCGCCGCGCTCGGTGGCACCCCCTCGATCGCCACGGGCTGGATGCTGCTCATGGTGCTGCTCGACGCGGTGGCGTGCGCGTTCCTGTGGCGCTTCCGGGTGGGCGTGCCGATGCGCTCCCGGCCGGTCGGTCGCACGGCGCCCGGTGTCCGCGTCGTCTGGTGGTGGCTCGTCTTCCTGCTCGCGCTCGGGCCGATCGCGCTCGGCCGCATCGACACGGTCGCGACCGTGCTCGCGCTGATCGGCGTCGCGTTCGTCGTCACACGGCCGGCCGTCGCCTCCGCGCTCTTCACCGCCGGGGCCTGGACGAAGGTCTGGCCCGCCGCCCTGGTCGCCGTCCTGCTCCTGCTGCGCCGCGGACACCGCGGGCCGGTGCTCACCGGTGCCCTCGTGGTCACCGGGCTCATCGTGCTCGTCGACGTGCTGTGGGGTGGCGCGCCGTACCTGCTGTCCTTCGTGACCGAGCAGACCGGCCGCGGGCTGCAGATCGAGGCCCCGCTCGCGACCCCCTTCCTGTGGGCGGCCGCCGCCGGGGCGTCCGGCGCCGCCGTGTTCTACGACCAGGACATCCTGACCTTCGGCGTCTCCGGAGCCGGCACCCACCTGGCCGCGGCGGTGTCGACACCGCTGATGGCCGTCGTCGTCCTCGCCGGCGTCGCGCTCGCGCTCTGGGCAGCGCACCGCGGCGCGCGACGGGTCGAGCTCGCGCCGGTGCTCGCGCTGCTGTTCGTCGCCGCGCTCATCGCGACGAACAAGGTCGGGTCGCCGCAGTACATCGGCTGGTTCGCCGTGCCCGTCGTCTGGGGGCTGGTGGCCGGATCGCCGAGCGCGCGACGGTTCGTGCCGGTGGCGATCGCCGCACTGCCGACCGCCGTGCTGACGCAGCTCGTCTACCCGGGCTTCTACGACCAGGTGCTCACGCTGCAGCCCTGGATCCTCGTGGTGCTCACGGTGCGGAACGCCCTCGAGGTCGCGGCCCTCGTCTGGGCCGTGGTCGTGCTCGTGCGGATGGGGCTGCGCGGCCCCGACGTGGCCGTGGTGCCGGGACGCCGCGTCGGAGCGCGAGGGCCGGGCGCGGTCGACGCGCGGGGCGACGGCTCGCTCGCGCGCTGA
- a CDS encoding SDR family oxidoreductase, translating into MAARRAVVTGASSGIGAATVRLFRSRGWDVLAVARRAEKLEALAASTGADVLVADITSASDVEALAARVGELGGADVLVNNAGGAFGSASVEESDVEDWRAMFEVNVIGTKRVVAALLPHLRERARAGGGADIVTVTSTAGFVAYENGGGYNAAKFAEHALVGALRLELNGEPIRVVEVAPGLVKTDEFALTRFRGDAEKAAAVYDDVPGPLVAEDVAEAIVHAVELPAHVNLDLITIRPVAQSAQHKLARGTLAPKG; encoded by the coding sequence ATGGCAGCACGACGCGCAGTCGTCACCGGAGCGAGCTCGGGCATCGGGGCGGCCACCGTCCGGCTGTTCCGGTCGCGGGGGTGGGACGTCCTCGCGGTCGCCCGCCGCGCCGAGAAGCTCGAGGCGCTCGCCGCGTCCACCGGTGCCGACGTCCTGGTCGCCGACATCACGAGCGCGTCCGACGTCGAGGCGCTCGCCGCCCGCGTCGGGGAGCTCGGTGGAGCGGACGTGCTCGTCAACAACGCCGGCGGTGCGTTCGGGTCCGCGTCGGTCGAGGAGTCCGACGTCGAGGACTGGCGCGCCATGTTCGAGGTCAACGTGATCGGCACGAAGCGCGTCGTGGCCGCGCTGCTGCCGCACCTGCGGGAGCGGGCGCGCGCCGGCGGGGGTGCGGACATCGTCACCGTGACGAGCACCGCGGGCTTCGTGGCGTACGAGAACGGCGGCGGCTACAACGCGGCGAAGTTCGCCGAGCACGCCCTCGTTGGCGCGCTCCGGCTCGAACTGAACGGCGAACCGATCCGCGTGGTCGAGGTCGCCCCCGGCCTGGTGAAGACCGACGAGTTCGCGCTCACCCGCTTCCGCGGCGACGCCGAGAAGGCCGCTGCGGTCTACGACGACGTGCCGGGTCCGCTCGTGGCCGAGGACGTCGCCGAGGCGATCGTGCACGCGGTCGAGCTGCCGGCGCACGTCAACCTCGACCTGATCACGATCCGGCCGGTCGCCCAGTCCGCGCAGCACAAGCTCGCCCGGGGCACGCTGGCGCCGAAGGGCTGA
- a CDS encoding response regulator transcription factor, whose translation MATPEEPIRLALVDDHRMLLGALTEWIRSAADDITLVAAVTTWPELLTSPAFPVDVVLLDLDLKDSIPVSLKISTLKTAGVKTVVMSTYSEPNVVREALASGALGYLVKSEDADMIVEAIRSAQRGEQYVSAELDLAINSGDVGGVPKLSAQERRVMALYGGGEPVKSVAYQLGISEETAKSYLKRIREKYRVAGFDVGTKVALRKRAITDGIIVQDGSPLGL comes from the coding sequence ATGGCGACTCCAGAGGAACCCATCCGACTCGCACTCGTCGACGACCACAGGATGCTCCTCGGGGCCCTCACCGAGTGGATCCGCAGCGCAGCCGACGACATCACCCTGGTGGCCGCGGTCACCACCTGGCCGGAGCTGCTCACCAGCCCGGCCTTCCCGGTGGACGTGGTGCTGCTCGACCTGGACCTTAAGGACTCCATCCCCGTGTCGCTGAAGATCTCGACGCTCAAGACCGCCGGCGTGAAGACCGTCGTGATGAGCACCTACTCCGAGCCGAACGTCGTGCGCGAGGCCCTGGCCTCCGGCGCCCTCGGCTACCTGGTGAAGAGCGAGGACGCCGACATGATCGTCGAGGCGATCCGCTCGGCCCAGCGCGGCGAGCAGTACGTCTCCGCCGAGCTCGACCTGGCCATCAACAGCGGCGACGTCGGCGGCGTGCCGAAGCTCAGCGCGCAGGAGCGTCGCGTCATGGCGCTCTACGGCGGCGGCGAGCCGGTGAAGAGCGTCGCCTACCAGCTCGGCATCTCGGAGGAGACCGCGAAGAGCTACCTCAAGCGCATCCGCGAGAAGTACCGCGTCGCCGGCTTCGACGTCGGCACGAAGGTGGCGCTGCGGAAGCGCGCCATCACCGACGGCATCATCGTGCAGGACGGCAGCCCGCTGGGGCTGTAG
- a CDS encoding Type 1 glutamine amidotransferase-like domain-containing protein, which yields MSIHLVGGGPFAASDAAAPFLAEATARSAAVGRTVPRIALLSVCRADGTSPSSTADIAEVLGGARAAEVVTTEVASGQAFDTTVLSDVDALVVAGGLTPDYLAAVAPLVDQVRLLVADGLPYLGYSAGAMIAADRALVGGWRIGGVEVCPEGASEGLDEVELREGLGLVDLTIDVHAVQAGTLARLVASAEAEFVTAGLAIDEDTALVVGEGALEVRGTGSVWRVVAGDESVAVATMGA from the coding sequence GTGAGCATCCACCTCGTCGGCGGCGGACCCTTCGCCGCCTCGGACGCCGCCGCCCCGTTCCTCGCCGAGGCCACCGCGCGCTCGGCCGCCGTGGGGCGCACCGTCCCGCGCATCGCACTGCTCTCGGTCTGCCGCGCGGACGGCACCAGCCCGTCGTCCACCGCGGACATCGCCGAGGTCCTGGGCGGCGCACGCGCCGCCGAGGTCGTCACCACCGAGGTCGCGTCCGGTCAGGCCTTCGACACCACGGTCCTGAGCGACGTCGACGCCCTCGTGGTCGCCGGCGGGCTCACGCCCGACTACCTGGCCGCCGTCGCGCCGCTCGTCGACCAGGTCCGCCTGCTCGTCGCCGACGGCCTGCCGTACCTCGGCTACTCGGCGGGCGCGATGATCGCGGCCGACCGGGCCCTCGTCGGCGGCTGGCGCATCGGCGGCGTCGAGGTCTGCCCCGAGGGTGCCTCGGAGGGTCTCGACGAGGTCGAGCTCCGGGAAGGACTCGGACTCGTCGACCTGACGATCGACGTGCACGCGGTCCAGGCGGGCACGCTCGCACGGCTCGTCGCGAGCGCAGAGGCCGAGTTCGTGACCGCCGGCCTGGCCATCGACGAGGACACCGCCCTGGTCGTCGGCGAGGGCGCCCTCGAGGTCCGCGGCACCGGCAGCGTCTG
- a CDS encoding ATP-binding protein produces the protein MELIAQERDRLLRSTTRVVGIVCALVSIVGVASALAVPPLPFVLALLCIAAMVAALVVFGRSGSEWWTAAVLLAGLAAMTVLFAGVDVDTRPIIASALVPLAGGMAAPLMAQRGKPIGLGITVAAGAGVVALMVWATGDPLSTPVGVAVLVWVLIAVVAVWIARSIPRVARRIYSIGNAHRAERQASETEAQRRQGARLLHDTVLATLTLLAHSGVGVSEQAMREQAAEDARLLRHLRLGATPQPSQSGDYSLTREEESPLGQTLESVKQRFGRMGLEVSWHGTGQVLLPSNVLDAFLLALGECLENVRRHAGVGEAHVTIVHDNEMVRAMVTDSGVGFDLTHVSAERLGFKESVVSRLREVGGDAKLFSAPGSGTTVVLEAPR, from the coding sequence ATGGAACTCATCGCACAGGAACGCGACCGTTTGCTACGGTCGACGACCCGTGTCGTGGGCATCGTCTGCGCGCTCGTGAGCATCGTCGGCGTCGCCTCGGCACTCGCGGTCCCGCCGCTGCCGTTCGTCCTCGCGCTCCTGTGCATCGCCGCGATGGTCGCCGCCCTGGTCGTCTTCGGCCGCAGCGGCAGCGAGTGGTGGACCGCCGCCGTCCTGCTCGCCGGACTCGCCGCCATGACGGTGCTGTTCGCCGGCGTCGACGTGGACACCCGACCGATCATCGCGAGCGCCCTCGTGCCGCTCGCCGGCGGGATGGCGGCGCCGCTCATGGCGCAGCGCGGCAAGCCGATCGGACTCGGCATCACCGTCGCCGCCGGGGCTGGTGTCGTCGCCCTCATGGTCTGGGCGACGGGCGACCCGCTGTCGACGCCGGTCGGCGTCGCTGTCCTGGTCTGGGTCCTCATCGCGGTGGTCGCCGTCTGGATCGCCCGGAGCATCCCCCGTGTGGCCCGCCGCATCTACAGCATCGGCAACGCGCACCGCGCCGAGCGACAGGCGAGCGAGACCGAGGCGCAGCGGCGCCAGGGCGCGCGTCTCCTGCACGACACCGTGCTGGCGACCCTGACCCTCCTCGCACACTCCGGCGTCGGCGTCTCGGAGCAGGCCATGCGCGAGCAGGCCGCCGAGGACGCCCGGCTCCTGCGCCACCTGCGACTCGGCGCGACCCCGCAGCCGTCGCAGTCCGGCGACTACTCGCTCACGCGCGAAGAGGAGTCGCCCCTCGGGCAGACCCTCGAGTCGGTGAAGCAGCGCTTCGGCCGGATGGGCCTCGAGGTGAGCTGGCACGGCACCGGCCAGGTGCTCCTGCCGTCGAACGTCCTCGACGCCTTCCTGCTGGCCCTCGGCGAGTGCCTCGAGAACGTCCGTCGCCACGCCGGCGTCGGCGAGGCGCACGTCACGATCGTGCACGACAACGAGATGGTGCGCGCCATGGTGACCGACTCCGGCGTCGGGTTCGACCTCACCCACGTCAGCGCGGAACGGCTCGGCTTCAAGGAGAGCGTCGTGAGCCGCTTGCGCGAGGTCGGCGGGGACGCCAAGCTCTTCTCGGCGCCGGGTTCCGGCACCACCGTCGTCCTGGAGGCACCGCGATGA